In Bacillus sp. NP247, one DNA window encodes the following:
- a CDS encoding LysR family transcriptional regulator, translating into MISIELRQLEYFLAVSKELHFTKAAEKLNISQPSLSQQIRALEHEVGMPLFDRIGKKISLTEAGRVLLSHSKTIFHEVEQARSAIQDLNGLQYGSLTIGSLLTVVNYLLPPTLLHFNNLYPNIELSVLGLRTGEIREKLLQNELDIGITFLPVQDKEIVSIPLYKSELTLVIPIGHPLSERDHVSIKELQNYPLILLPKNFYLTELLTTYCQNFSFKPKPILEISTMESLIQMVSKGMGITVLPKPYIDFLQNENIQAIKIKDPTPTIDIGLIYRKDKYMCAATREFIEQLKITVHSLQN; encoded by the coding sequence GTGATTTCAATCGAATTACGACAATTAGAATACTTTTTAGCTGTTTCGAAAGAATTACATTTTACAAAAGCAGCCGAGAAATTAAATATTTCACAACCTTCACTAAGCCAACAAATACGTGCATTAGAACATGAAGTAGGCATGCCACTTTTCGATCGAATTGGTAAAAAAATATCTTTAACTGAAGCAGGAAGAGTTTTATTATCGCACAGTAAAACAATCTTTCATGAAGTCGAACAAGCCCGTTCTGCTATCCAAGACTTAAATGGATTACAATACGGATCCTTAACAATCGGCTCATTGTTAACCGTTGTAAATTATTTACTACCGCCAACCCTTTTACATTTCAATAATCTTTATCCAAACATCGAGCTTTCTGTGTTAGGACTTCGTACAGGAGAAATTCGTGAAAAATTATTACAAAATGAATTAGATATTGGTATTACATTTCTCCCGGTGCAAGATAAAGAGATTGTTTCTATCCCACTATATAAAAGTGAACTTACATTAGTTATTCCAATCGGTCATCCTTTAAGTGAACGTGATCACGTGTCTATCAAAGAATTACAGAACTACCCTTTAATCCTTCTACCAAAAAACTTTTATTTAACAGAACTACTTACAACCTATTGTCAAAACTTTAGCTTTAAACCAAAACCAATTTTAGAAATTAGTACGATGGAATCTTTAATTCAAATGGTTTCAAAAGGTATGGGAATTACAGTGTTACCCAAGCCGTATATAGACTTTTTACAAAATGAAAACATTCAAGCTATTAAAATAAAAGATCCTACTCCAACTATAGATATAGGACTTATTTATAGGAAAGATAAATATATGTGCGCTGCCACTCGTGAATTTATTGAACAACTAAAAATAACAGTACATTCTTTACAAAACTAA
- the gabT gene encoding 4-aminobutyrate--2-oxoglutarate transaminase, which yields MLKSSVLPGSYSQVLQKRYEEAVPKGIYHLTPLYVKEARGAIITDVDGNQFIDFAGGIGMQNVGHCHPKVVRAVQKQAESFIHPCFHVTPYENYITLAEKINEKVPGTSKKKTMFANSGAEAIENAVKIARKVTGRRKVISFERGFHGRTLMTMSLSTKENPYKAGFGPFVSDMHILPYPYYYRAEEGVSPEEVDSQVIYQFEKFLEEVSPEQVAAIVMEPVQGEGGFIVPSISFVKRLREICNQYGILMIMDEVQTGFGRTGKWFATEHFHIEPDIMTLSKSIAGGLPLSAIVGRAELMDIPGRGQIGGTFAGSPLSCAAGLAVFEIMEEENLVERAQQIGNRIMSHLHQMQLKYEVIGDVRGIGAMVGMELVTNRITKEPAKELTVKLIEDFWKNGLISIGAGIFDNVLRFLPPLVISNEEIDKGFEIINQSFKKLC from the coding sequence TTGTTGAAATCTAGTGTATTACCGGGCAGTTATTCACAAGTACTTCAAAAAAGGTATGAGGAGGCTGTACCGAAAGGAATATATCATTTAACGCCTTTATATGTAAAAGAAGCAAGGGGAGCGATAATAACAGATGTAGATGGAAATCAGTTTATTGATTTTGCTGGTGGAATTGGTATGCAAAATGTTGGACATTGTCATCCGAAAGTTGTAAGAGCGGTGCAAAAACAAGCAGAATCATTTATACATCCTTGTTTTCATGTAACTCCATATGAAAATTATATTACTTTAGCGGAGAAAATTAATGAGAAAGTGCCAGGTACAAGCAAGAAAAAAACGATGTTTGCCAATAGTGGTGCGGAAGCGATTGAAAATGCTGTAAAGATCGCACGTAAAGTAACAGGGAGGAGGAAAGTAATTTCGTTTGAACGAGGATTTCATGGGAGAACATTAATGACAATGTCTTTATCGACCAAAGAAAATCCATATAAAGCAGGATTTGGTCCGTTCGTTTCAGACATGCATATATTGCCGTATCCGTACTATTACAGAGCTGAAGAAGGAGTTTCTCCTGAAGAAGTGGATTCTCAAGTCATCTATCAGTTTGAAAAGTTTTTAGAAGAAGTATCACCTGAACAAGTAGCAGCAATCGTAATGGAACCAGTACAAGGAGAAGGTGGGTTTATTGTTCCTTCTATTTCATTTGTAAAACGATTACGAGAAATTTGTAATCAATACGGTATTTTAATGATAATGGATGAAGTGCAAACTGGATTTGGCCGAACAGGGAAATGGTTTGCAACGGAACATTTTCATATAGAACCTGACATAATGACTTTGTCAAAATCAATTGCTGGCGGTTTACCATTAAGTGCTATTGTCGGTCGTGCGGAGTTGATGGACATTCCTGGGAGAGGACAAATTGGTGGAACTTTTGCTGGGAGTCCGTTATCATGTGCAGCCGGTCTTGCTGTATTTGAAATAATGGAAGAAGAAAATCTAGTTGAAAGGGCTCAGCAAATTGGAAATAGAATAATGTCACATCTACATCAAATGCAATTAAAGTACGAAGTGATTGGTGATGTACGTGGAATCGGTGCGATGGTTGGAATGGAACTTGTAACGAATCGCATAACGAAAGAACCTGCAAAAGAACTAACAGTAAAGCTAATTGAAGATTTTTGGAAGAATGGGCTTATAAGTATTGGGGCAGGAATATTTGATAATGTACTACGTTTTTTACCGCCTCTTGTCATTTCAAATGAAGAAATTGATAAAGGTTTTGAAATAATAAATCAATCTTTTAAAAAATTGTGCTGA
- a CDS encoding MOSC domain-containing protein — MINKLYEVLSLNIGFPKEVMYGGKLIHTGINKTKTKEPIYLSFLKFKGDGQADLVHHGGVDKAVCVYSSEHYSYWEETLNQDLEYGAFGENITVSGMREEDVCIGDTFELGEAIVQITQPRQPCFKLAKKYNNPKLPLYFQDTGYTGFYFRVLKEGWVSPVDTLKRLESDPKGITVAFANRIMHKEKLNIEGLKRILEVHALSTSWRKTFEKRMSGEEINTKERLEGAKE; from the coding sequence ATGATAAATAAATTATATGAGGTACTATCACTAAATATAGGATTCCCAAAAGAAGTTATGTATGGTGGTAAATTAATTCATACGGGTATAAATAAAACGAAAACAAAGGAACCAATATATTTATCATTTTTAAAATTTAAAGGTGATGGTCAGGCGGATTTAGTTCATCATGGTGGTGTGGATAAAGCGGTTTGTGTGTATTCGAGTGAACATTATAGTTATTGGGAAGAAACATTGAATCAAGACCTTGAATATGGAGCGTTCGGAGAAAATATAACAGTTAGCGGTATGCGTGAAGAGGATGTTTGTATCGGTGATACGTTTGAGCTCGGAGAAGCGATTGTACAAATAACGCAACCAAGACAGCCTTGTTTTAAATTAGCGAAGAAATATAATAATCCAAAGTTGCCATTATATTTTCAAGATACAGGATATACAGGGTTTTATTTTCGTGTATTAAAAGAAGGGTGGGTATCACCAGTCGATACGTTAAAACGGCTGGAGTCTGATCCAAAAGGAATTACAGTAGCGTTTGCTAATCGTATCATGCATAAGGAAAAACTAAATATTGAAGGATTAAAAAGAATTTTAGAAGTACATGCACTTTCTACTAGTTGGAGAAAGACATTTGAAAAGCGTATGAGCGGAGAAGAAATTAATACGAAGGAGAGGCTTGAAGGAGCGAAAGAATAA
- a CDS encoding GNAT family N-acetyltransferase: protein MGNVEKIANFLLEEPRREQLFPLFEEVFGITSQTLNDFSEKGYWDYTYKALSFLQDDKAIANVAAFSLPLLINGEKINAAGIQSVMTHPNYRRRGLMKQLFSKMIEEIDEQCECAVLFTENPELYKPFGFQIVQEYLMTVSYENKSNKDSQLKKLDFYNEADRQLIYEIIENGQRLSNEFSTLNYRSSFYLNMYDSTWNENLYYSEKLDALIIFTVENQKLKLFGVFAPVIPILDELCEEIPGEFTEIEFYFYPDQLGINDVQYTELQTSKYLMVRSNKELDFKGYKFPVLTEF, encoded by the coding sequence ATGGGGAATGTTGAAAAAATTGCAAACTTTCTATTAGAAGAACCGAGAAGAGAACAGTTATTTCCTTTATTTGAAGAAGTGTTTGGGATTACAAGTCAAACATTGAATGATTTTTCGGAGAAAGGGTATTGGGATTATACATATAAAGCATTATCATTTTTACAAGATGATAAAGCGATTGCAAATGTTGCGGCATTTTCACTTCCGCTTTTAATTAATGGTGAAAAAATAAATGCAGCGGGTATTCAATCAGTAATGACACATCCGAATTATCGTAGACGAGGATTAATGAAACAATTGTTTAGTAAGATGATAGAGGAAATTGATGAGCAATGCGAGTGTGCGGTCTTGTTTACTGAAAATCCGGAACTATATAAACCATTTGGTTTTCAAATTGTGCAAGAATATTTGATGACAGTATCATACGAAAACAAGAGTAATAAAGATTCTCAACTTAAAAAGTTAGATTTTTATAATGAAGCGGATAGACAATTAATATATGAGATTATTGAAAATGGCCAAAGGCTTTCTAATGAATTTTCAACGTTAAATTACCGCTCTTCGTTTTATTTAAATATGTATGATTCAACATGGAATGAAAACCTTTATTATTCAGAGAAATTAGATGCGCTGATTATTTTTACAGTAGAAAATCAAAAACTAAAATTATTTGGAGTATTTGCGCCGGTAATTCCGATTTTAGATGAATTATGTGAGGAAATCCCTGGGGAGTTTACGGAGATTGAATTTTATTTTTACCCAGATCAATTAGGAATTAATGATGTACAATATACAGAATTACAGACTAGTAAGTATTTAATGGTTCGAAGTAATAAAGAATTAGATTTTAAAGGTTATAAATTCCCGGTATTAACTGAGTTTTAA
- a CDS encoding ABC transporter ATP-binding protein, producing MKSFRKLLQYLKPYMFFAIIGPLFMVLEVAMDLIQPTIMQHIIDVGIANRDLNYVIKMGLLMIGAAALGLVGGLGCMMYSTKAAVNFATDIRKNVFTKIETFSSKNRDTFGTGKLLTIVTNDITSIQSAMTMTLRVLVRGPLLFIGSIIIVFITARELFPILLVVVPILLLAIILIASKASGTFKNVQEALDKVNTKLQENLSGVRVIKAYVRQKYEISQFGNVNTNLTKINIRAVQLISLMMPIIMLVVSGGIVATLWIGGEKVFNGTLQVGAILAFINYLNIILMALMSISMVFIQIARAFPSADRVQQVLNTEVDIMSEAKAIEPEQIKGNIDFKDVSYSYTKNNEYVLKDISFSIRKGEKVGIIGSTGSGKSTLAKLLPRLYDIEQGEICIDGINVKMFDLQKLRASIGFVPQKALLFSGSIEENLRYGKEDATHDELETATSSACATEFINKLEESYHYNLTQGATNLSGGQKQRVSIARALVRKPSILILDDSTSAVDAKSEANIQSALRMEYKGTTTLLIASKISSIIDADKILVLDNGELVGDGTHEQLLEQCEVYQEIYLSQGGNLHKEGGKEHA from the coding sequence ATGAAATCATTTCGCAAGTTATTACAGTATTTAAAACCATACATGTTCTTCGCTATTATTGGACCGCTATTTATGGTACTTGAGGTTGCGATGGACTTAATTCAACCGACTATTATGCAACATATTATTGATGTTGGGATTGCAAATAGGGATTTGAATTATGTAATAAAAATGGGTCTTCTAATGATAGGAGCAGCGGCACTTGGGTTAGTTGGAGGACTTGGATGTATGATGTATTCTACAAAAGCAGCTGTAAATTTCGCTACGGACATACGAAAAAATGTGTTTACGAAAATAGAAACATTTTCTAGTAAAAATCGGGATACATTTGGAACCGGAAAATTATTAACGATTGTGACAAATGATATTACATCAATTCAATCGGCGATGACAATGACTTTACGTGTTCTCGTTCGTGGCCCTTTGTTATTTATCGGAAGTATAATTATTGTTTTTATAACAGCGAGAGAGTTATTTCCAATATTACTTGTAGTTGTACCAATTTTATTACTGGCGATTATTTTAATTGCAAGTAAAGCGAGTGGAACGTTTAAAAATGTGCAAGAAGCATTAGATAAAGTGAATACAAAGTTACAAGAAAATTTATCTGGTGTACGTGTTATAAAAGCGTATGTAAGACAAAAATATGAAATTTCTCAGTTTGGAAATGTTAATACAAATTTAACGAAGATAAATATTCGAGCTGTGCAGCTTATTTCCTTAATGATGCCAATTATTATGCTAGTTGTAAGTGGTGGGATTGTCGCAACACTATGGATTGGTGGAGAAAAAGTATTTAATGGAACTCTTCAAGTAGGTGCGATTTTAGCATTTATTAACTATTTGAATATCATTTTAATGGCACTTATGTCTATTAGTATGGTATTTATTCAAATTGCTCGAGCTTTTCCATCTGCGGATCGTGTACAACAAGTTTTAAATACTGAAGTTGATATTATGAGCGAAGCTAAAGCAATTGAACCTGAGCAAATCAAGGGGAATATTGATTTTAAAGATGTTAGTTATAGTTATACGAAAAATAATGAATACGTTTTAAAAGATATTTCATTCAGCATACGTAAAGGTGAAAAAGTAGGGATTATCGGTTCTACAGGAAGTGGTAAATCTACTTTAGCTAAACTGTTACCACGCCTATATGATATTGAGCAAGGTGAAATATGTATTGACGGAATAAATGTTAAGATGTTCGATTTACAAAAATTGCGTGCTTCAATAGGTTTTGTACCTCAAAAGGCATTGTTGTTCTCAGGAAGTATAGAAGAGAATTTGCGTTATGGTAAAGAAGATGCCACACACGATGAATTGGAAACAGCAACTTCATCTGCGTGTGCGACTGAGTTTATAAACAAGTTGGAAGAATCGTATCATTATAATTTAACACAAGGTGCGACGAATTTATCAGGTGGACAAAAACAACGTGTATCCATTGCGAGAGCGCTTGTGAGAAAACCATCCATTCTTATATTAGATGATTCTACATCAGCAGTTGATGCGAAATCAGAAGCCAACATTCAATCGGCATTAAGAATGGAATATAAAGGAACAACGACATTATTAATTGCTTCTAAAATCTCATCTATAATAGATGCTGATAAAATTCTCGTATTAGATAATGGTGAATTAGTTGGTGATGGCACACATGAACAACTGTTAGAACAATGTGAGGTATATCAGGAAATTTATCTTTCCCAAGGTGGTAATTTGCATAAAGAAGGTGGGAAAGAACATGCGTAA
- a CDS encoding ABC transporter ATP-binding protein — translation MRNFQGQFANKGGRNAPKSGKVKNTKGTVKRIWNYMGYEKVALMFVIFLVFVTTLLGLLGPYFMGVIIDQYIVPKDLNGTARMCMLLIAIYGVTVLLTWLQTFVMINVALKTIQKIRQDIFEKIQTLSLRFFDVRSQGDLMSRVTNDIDNLNQALTQSVVQIISSALTFIGVTIAMFSLDWILAIVTLITVPIMFFVTKKLVAYSGKNFAKRQKDLGELNGFIEEAITGADVTTLYGKEKETVHNFNEINEQLRISATKAETFSAFIFPSMNFINNLGMGLVIGTGSVMVLNGMTTVGVIAAFINYSRQFSRPLSQFATLMNTIQSAVAGGERVFEIMDEVPEIQNKKDAFVVQNLQGHVELENVSFGYVENKKILKEVSLKAQPGETIALVGPTGSGKTTIINLLTRFYDIQQGQIHIDGKDIKDYDINSLRSKIGVVLQDTYLFAGTIMDNIRYGRLNASDEEVINAAKAASAHSFIKHLPKQYETEIASEGANLSQGQKQLLAIARAILADADILILDEATSNIDTRTELQIQAGLNNLMRGRTSFVIAHRLKTIEKADQILVIKDGSILERGNHESLMEDRGFYFELYTSQFKI, via the coding sequence ATGCGTAATTTTCAAGGGCAATTTGCTAATAAAGGTGGACGTAACGCACCTAAGAGTGGAAAAGTTAAAAATACTAAAGGAACTGTAAAGCGGATTTGGAACTATATGGGGTATGAAAAGGTTGCTCTAATGTTCGTTATATTTCTAGTATTTGTTACGACATTACTTGGGTTATTAGGTCCATATTTTATGGGAGTAATTATAGATCAATATATTGTACCGAAAGATTTAAATGGTACGGCAAGAATGTGTATGTTACTTATTGCAATTTACGGTGTAACGGTGCTTTTAACGTGGTTACAAACGTTTGTCATGATTAATGTTGCATTAAAGACAATTCAAAAAATACGACAAGATATATTTGAGAAAATCCAAACGCTTTCTCTACGATTCTTTGATGTACGTTCTCAAGGTGATTTAATGAGCCGTGTGACAAATGATATTGATAACTTAAATCAAGCTTTGACACAAAGTGTTGTACAAATTATTTCATCAGCGTTAACATTTATAGGTGTAACGATTGCGATGTTTTCATTAGATTGGATTTTAGCGATTGTAACTTTAATTACAGTACCTATTATGTTTTTCGTTACAAAAAAACTAGTTGCTTATAGTGGCAAAAACTTTGCGAAGCGTCAAAAGGATTTAGGGGAATTAAATGGATTTATCGAGGAAGCTATTACAGGTGCAGACGTAACTACGTTATACGGAAAAGAAAAAGAAACCGTACATAACTTTAATGAAATTAACGAACAGCTAAGAATTTCAGCAACGAAGGCTGAAACGTTTTCAGCATTTATTTTTCCAAGTATGAACTTTATTAATAACTTAGGAATGGGGCTTGTAATTGGAACTGGATCGGTAATGGTATTAAACGGAATGACAACAGTAGGTGTCATTGCAGCTTTTATTAATTATTCTCGACAATTTTCAAGACCACTTAGTCAATTTGCAACTTTAATGAATACGATTCAATCGGCAGTTGCTGGAGGAGAACGTGTCTTTGAAATTATGGATGAAGTACCAGAAATTCAAAATAAAAAAGACGCATTCGTTGTACAAAATTTACAAGGGCATGTTGAACTTGAGAATGTTTCGTTTGGTTATGTGGAAAATAAAAAGATTTTAAAAGAAGTGAGCCTTAAGGCACAGCCTGGAGAGACAATTGCTTTAGTTGGTCCAACGGGATCGGGAAAAACAACAATCATAAATTTATTGACTCGATTTTATGATATACAGCAAGGGCAAATTCATATTGATGGAAAAGATATAAAAGATTATGATATCAATTCTTTACGAAGTAAAATAGGAGTAGTTTTACAAGATACGTATTTATTTGCTGGGACAATTATGGATAATATCCGTTATGGACGATTAAATGCAAGTGATGAAGAAGTAATCAATGCAGCAAAGGCTGCATCGGCACATTCTTTTATTAAGCATTTACCGAAACAATATGAAACAGAGATTGCTTCAGAAGGGGCGAATTTAAGTCAAGGGCAAAAACAACTGCTTGCGATTGCAAGGGCAATTTTAGCAGATGCAGATATACTAATTCTTGATGAAGCGACATCTAATATTGATACGAGAACAGAATTGCAAATTCAAGCAGGATTAAATAATTTAATGAGAGGTAGAACGAGTTTCGTAATCGCTCACCGACTCAAAACGATTGAAAAGGCGGATCAAATCCTTGTCATAAAGGATGGAAGTATTTTAGAAAGAGGAAATCATGAATCTCTTATGGAAGATAGAGGATTTTACTTTGAATTGTATACGAGTCAGTTTAAAATTTAA
- a CDS encoding LysE family translocator, translating to MPIFSFLLFVFISSFTPGPNNFLAMTYANQHGLKRSMQFCFGVAFGFFILTSLCSFFNVVLLNILPIIEFPLKILGVTYMLYLAFKILTSKGSTNPSEKANKNLFTVGISLQFINPKGILFGLTVVSTFILPYYNSYSSFLLFSLFLGVVGLMSTFSWSLFGSIFQKLLIKHNQLFNIIMAVLLVFSAISIVIH from the coding sequence ATGCCTATATTTTCTTTTTTATTATTTGTTTTTATAAGTAGCTTCACACCCGGTCCTAACAATTTTTTAGCTATGACATACGCCAATCAACACGGGTTAAAGAGGAGCATGCAATTTTGCTTTGGAGTAGCTTTTGGCTTTTTCATCCTCACTTCTTTATGTAGTTTCTTTAATGTAGTACTACTCAATATCTTACCAATAATCGAATTCCCTTTAAAAATTTTAGGTGTAACGTATATGTTATATTTAGCTTTTAAAATACTCACTAGTAAAGGCAGTACGAATCCCAGTGAAAAAGCTAATAAAAACTTATTTACAGTGGGGATTTCTCTTCAATTCATTAACCCTAAAGGGATATTATTCGGACTGACTGTAGTATCGACTTTCATACTCCCTTACTACAATTCATATTCAAGTTTTCTACTTTTTTCATTATTTCTAGGTGTAGTCGGTTTAATGAGTACATTTAGTTGGAGTTTATTTGGTTCAATATTCCAAAAACTCTTAATAAAACATAACCAATTATTTAACATCATTATGGCCGTTTTATTAGTTTTCAGTGCCATTTCAATCGTTATACACTAA
- a CDS encoding helix-turn-helix domain-containing protein, which yields MEEIQLTLAKNLKTIREKEKLSLEKVSQLTGVSKTMIGQIERGESSPTLTTIWKIANGLKVSFTSLINNPQPDIKVILRDDVQVLSEDNGKYKVYPSFPFQDDRHFEMYTVEIEKEGELSSEGHKEGAEEFITVFEGELTIKVNNCQYTLNSGDSIRFKANRSHSYHNLGKSLTRLSMTIYYPAT from the coding sequence ATGGAAGAAATTCAACTTACTTTGGCGAAAAATTTAAAAACAATACGGGAAAAAGAAAAATTAAGTTTAGAAAAGGTTTCTCAATTAACAGGTGTGAGTAAAACGATGATTGGACAAATTGAAAGAGGAGAATCAAGCCCGACACTAACAACAATATGGAAAATTGCGAATGGATTGAAAGTGTCTTTTACTTCTTTAATCAATAATCCACAACCTGATATAAAAGTTATTTTAAGGGATGATGTTCAAGTATTGTCTGAGGATAATGGAAAATATAAAGTGTATCCTTCTTTTCCTTTTCAAGATGATAGACATTTTGAAATGTATACAGTTGAAATAGAAAAAGAAGGGGAACTAAGTTCAGAAGGGCACAAAGAAGGAGCAGAAGAATTTATAACGGTATTTGAAGGTGAATTGACAATAAAAGTGAATAATTGTCAATATACATTAAATAGTGGAGATTCAATTCGTTTTAAGGCCAATAGATCACACTCTTATCATAATTTAGGGAAATCTTTGACTCGATTAAGCATGACAATTTATTACCCAGCTACATAA
- a CDS encoding DUF4183 domain-containing protein produces the protein MKRNDKLSMNKGRIGPENIGPTFPTLPPIYVPTGSTGPTGTTGATGAIGETGATGETGVTGETGLTGATGPTGATGVIGPITTTNLLYYTFSDGEKLIYTDSDGIAQYGTTNILAPSEVSYINLFINGILQPQPFYEVSTGKLTLLDNQPPSQGSSIILQFIIIN, from the coding sequence TTGAAGCGGAATGATAAATTATCAATGAATAAAGGTAGGATAGGACCTGAGAATATTGGACCTACATTTCCAACTCTTCCACCAATTTATGTTCCAACTGGAAGTACAGGGCCAACGGGAACGACAGGAGCAACAGGAGCAATAGGAGAAACGGGCGCAACAGGAGAAACGGGAGTAACAGGAGAAACGGGGTTAACAGGAGCAACAGGGCCAACAGGAGCAACTGGGGTTATTGGCCCCATAACAACAACCAATTTGTTATATTACACTTTTTCAGATGGAGAGAAACTTATATATACAGATTCAGATGGGATAGCTCAATATGGGACAACGAATATATTAGCACCTAGTGAGGTTTCATATATTAATTTATTTATCAATGGAATTCTGCAACCACAACCATTTTATGAAGTTAGTACTGGTAAACTAACTTTATTGGATAATCAACCACCATCGCAAGGATCTTCAATTATTTTGCAATTTATCATTATTAATTAA
- a CDS encoding DUF4183 domain-containing protein has product MPIIQPFIASRRFTSTLGAGTGTGAAFAVAATACLNDAGTTATAFPIFTYYNLYVNGILQPSVNSSVTTGPTGAITILGGDALDGGIPITIEFIVT; this is encoded by the coding sequence TTGCCTATCATTCAACCATTTATCGCATCTAGAAGATTCACATCTACACTGGGAGCTGGAACTGGAACTGGTGCAGCCTTTGCGGTTGCTGCCACAGCTTGTTTAAACGATGCGGGTACTACTGCAACTGCTTTTCCCATTTTCACGTATTACAACCTATATGTAAACGGTATTCTTCAGCCAAGCGTGAACTCCAGTGTTACTACTGGTCCTACTGGCGCTATTACAATTCTTGGAGGAGATGCATTAGACGGCGGAATTCCAATCACAATCGAATTTATCGTCACTTAA
- a CDS encoding exosporium glycoprotein BclB-related protein, with protein sequence MSHNNCFGHNNCNPIVFTPECCNNPQTVPITSTQLGQLITLLNSLISAIAAFFANPSDANRLNLLNLFTQLLNLLNGLAPSPEGNYLKQLIQSIINVLQSPNPDISELLSLLQQFYSALAPFFFSLIIDPASLQLLLNLLTQLIGATPGAGATGATGATGATGATGATGPTGAGATGATGATGPTGATGPTGATGAGATGATGATGATGATGATGATGPTGPTGATGPTGATGPTGATGPTGTTGPTGATGGGAIIPFASGTTPAALVNALIANTGTLLGFGFSQPGVALTGGTSITLALGLGDYAFVAPRAGTITSLAGFFSATAALAPLSPVQVQIQILTAPAASNTFTVQGAPLLLTPAFPIIAILDTASGIEALSIPVAAGDKILVYVSLTAASPIAAVAGFVSAGINIV encoded by the coding sequence ATGTCACATAATAATTGTTTTGGTCATAATAACTGCAATCCGATAGTTTTCACTCCAGAATGTTGTAATAATCCACAAACAGTTCCAATTACTAGCACTCAATTAGGACAATTAATCACTTTACTAAATTCTTTAATTTCAGCTATTGCAGCATTTTTTGCAAATCCAAGTGATGCAAACAGATTAAATTTACTCAATTTGTTTACTCAACTATTAAATTTACTAAATGGATTAGCACCATCTCCAGAGGGTAATTATTTAAAACAACTAATTCAAAGTATTATCAACGTACTACAATCCCCTAATCCAGACATAAGCGAATTACTTTCATTATTACAACAATTCTACAGTGCCCTTGCACCATTCTTCTTCTCTTTAATTATTGACCCTGCAAGTTTACAACTTTTATTAAACTTATTAACTCAATTAATTGGTGCTACTCCAGGAGCAGGAGCAACAGGAGCAACAGGAGCAACAGGAGCAACGGGAGCAACAGGAGCAACAGGCCCGACAGGAGCAGGAGCAACAGGAGCAACGGGAGCGACAGGTCCAACGGGAGCAACAGGCCCGACAGGAGCAACAGGAGCAGGAGCAACAGGAGCAACAGGAGCAACAGGAGCAACAGGAGCAACAGGAGCAACGGGAGCGACAGGTCCAACAGGTCCAACAGGAGCGACAGGTCCAACAGGAGCAACAGGTCCAACAGGAGCAACAGGTCCAACGGGAACAACAGGTCCAACAGGTGCAACTGGTGGCGGAGCGATTATTCCGTTTGCTTCAGGTACAACACCAGCTGCATTAGTTAACGCGTTAATAGCTAATACAGGAACTCTTCTTGGATTTGGATTTAGTCAGCCTGGTGTAGCTTTAACGGGTGGAACAAGTATCACATTAGCGTTAGGTCTAGGTGATTATGCATTTGTAGCACCACGCGCAGGGACTATTACGTCATTAGCAGGTTTCTTTAGTGCAACAGCTGCATTAGCTCCGTTATCACCTGTTCAAGTGCAGATACAAATATTAACTGCACCTGCAGCAAGTAATACGTTTACAGTACAGGGCGCACCTCTATTATTAACACCAGCATTTCCTATAATAGCTATTTTGGACACAGCATCAGGAATTGAAGCTCTTAGTATTCCAGTTGCGGCTGGAGATAAAATATTAGTATATGTTTCATTAACAGCAGCAAGTCCAATAGCTGCTGTTGCTGGATTTGTAAGCGCAGGTATTAATATCGTCTAA